From a single Arachis hypogaea cultivar Tifrunner chromosome 3, arahy.Tifrunner.gnm2.J5K5, whole genome shotgun sequence genomic region:
- the LOC112734100 gene encoding cyclic dof factor 1 isoform X1: MSEVKDPAIKLFGRTIQLPLIPNDPSPPPPPPPPPPPPPPPPPSSSSPPTEVEVSSVSQPETESLLFKEPSKRELTSTQDKETTEDLKSPTTTSSGIFENPKTPTNGGEQSETSVSQEKTPKKPDKILPCPRCNSMDTKFCYYNNYNVNQPRHFCKNCQRYWTAGGTMRNVPVGAGRRKNKNSAASHYRQIMVPEALQAAHHGLHNAVLTFGPDSPLCDSMSSVLNIAEKATNGVVNGFHAPEAATTFVSYGRDDDGNDHSVGVSGTTSTSSERRGHASSHESADKRVESFPPQLTYFPSNSPWPYPWNSPMPPPPTFCPPGYPMSIYTTPSYWAWNVPCISPQSPAPGSGPNSPLGKHSRDGNIITPANSQKEKPNTESNNVLIPKTLRIDDPSEAAKSSIWSTLGIKNEKANSLNGGGLFKAFPSKGNDKSHVVEASPMLHANPAALTRSLTFHERT, from the exons ATGTCGGAAGTTAAGGACCCGGCGATAAAGCTTTTTGGGAGGACGATTCAGCTGCCACTGATCCCCAATGACCcttctccaccaccaccaccaccaccacctcctcctcctcctcctcctcctcctccatcttcttcttctccaccAACTGAAGTTGAAGTGAGTTCTGTATCACAACCAGAAACAGAG TCTTTATTGTTTAAGGAACCATCAAAGAGAGAACTAACCTCAACACAAGATAAAGAAACCACAGAGGATTTGAAATCTCCCACAACAACATCTTCAGGCATATTTGAGAACCCAAAGACTCCCACAAATGGTGGAGAACAGAGTGAGACCAGTGTTTCACAAGAAAAAACTCCCAAGAAACCGGACAAGATACTTCCGTGTCCGCGATGCAACAGCATGGACACCAAATTCTGCTACTACAACAATTACAACGTCAATCAGCCGCGTCATTTCTGCAAGAACTGTCAGAGATACTGGACTGCCGGAGGAACAATGAGGAACGTGCCGGTAGGCGCTGGTCGCCGAAAGAACAAAAACTCTGCTGCATCGCATTATCGCCAGATAATGGTCCCGGAGGCGCTTCAAGCAGCTCACCATGGACTACACAATGCTGTCTTGACCTTTGGCCCAGATTCTCCTCTTTGTGATTCCATGTCCTCTGTCTTGAACATTGCGGAAAAAGCCACAAATGGTGTTGTAAACGGGTTTCATGCACCGGAGGCAGCAACTACTTTTGTTTCCTATGGTAGGGATGATGATGGGAATGATCACTCAGTTGGAGTTTCTGGTACAACTTCAACTTCATCAGAGAGGAGAGGCCATGCCAGCTCTCATGAATCGGCGGATAAAAGAGTCGAAAGTTTCCCTCCTCAACTAACTTACTTCCCAAGTAATTCTCCATGGCCGTATCCATGGAATTCGCCAATGCCTCCTCCTCCCACATTTTGCCCTCCAGGCTATCCTATGTCGATATACACCACCCCTTCATACTGGGCATGGAATGTGCCATGCATCTCACCCCAATCTCCGGCCCCTGGTTCCGGCCCAAATTCGCCGTTGGGGAAACACTCAAGGGATGGTAACATCATAACCCCGGCCAATTCGCAAAAGGAAAAGCCTAACACAGAAAGCAATAATGTGTTGATCCCCAAGACACTTAGAATTGATGATCCTAGTGAAGCTGCAAAGAGTTCAATATGGTCAACACTAGGAATCAAGAATGAGAAGGCCAACTCTCTCAATGGAGGAGGCCTCTTCAAGGCGTTCCCTTCCAAGGGTAACGACAAGAGTCACGTGGTCGAGGCGTCGCCGATGCTGCACGCCAACCCTGCCGCCCTGACGCGGTCTCTCACCTTCCACGAGCGGACCTAG
- the LOC112734100 gene encoding cyclic dof factor 1 isoform X2 → MSEVKDPAIKLFGRTIQLPLIPNDPSPPPPPPPPPPPPPPPPPSSSSPPTEVEVSSVSQPETEEPSKRELTSTQDKETTEDLKSPTTTSSGIFENPKTPTNGGEQSETSVSQEKTPKKPDKILPCPRCNSMDTKFCYYNNYNVNQPRHFCKNCQRYWTAGGTMRNVPVGAGRRKNKNSAASHYRQIMVPEALQAAHHGLHNAVLTFGPDSPLCDSMSSVLNIAEKATNGVVNGFHAPEAATTFVSYGRDDDGNDHSVGVSGTTSTSSERRGHASSHESADKRVESFPPQLTYFPSNSPWPYPWNSPMPPPPTFCPPGYPMSIYTTPSYWAWNVPCISPQSPAPGSGPNSPLGKHSRDGNIITPANSQKEKPNTESNNVLIPKTLRIDDPSEAAKSSIWSTLGIKNEKANSLNGGGLFKAFPSKGNDKSHVVEASPMLHANPAALTRSLTFHERT, encoded by the exons ATGTCGGAAGTTAAGGACCCGGCGATAAAGCTTTTTGGGAGGACGATTCAGCTGCCACTGATCCCCAATGACCcttctccaccaccaccaccaccaccacctcctcctcctcctcctcctcctcctccatcttcttcttctccaccAACTGAAGTTGAAGTGAGTTCTGTATCACAACCAGAAACAGAG GAACCATCAAAGAGAGAACTAACCTCAACACAAGATAAAGAAACCACAGAGGATTTGAAATCTCCCACAACAACATCTTCAGGCATATTTGAGAACCCAAAGACTCCCACAAATGGTGGAGAACAGAGTGAGACCAGTGTTTCACAAGAAAAAACTCCCAAGAAACCGGACAAGATACTTCCGTGTCCGCGATGCAACAGCATGGACACCAAATTCTGCTACTACAACAATTACAACGTCAATCAGCCGCGTCATTTCTGCAAGAACTGTCAGAGATACTGGACTGCCGGAGGAACAATGAGGAACGTGCCGGTAGGCGCTGGTCGCCGAAAGAACAAAAACTCTGCTGCATCGCATTATCGCCAGATAATGGTCCCGGAGGCGCTTCAAGCAGCTCACCATGGACTACACAATGCTGTCTTGACCTTTGGCCCAGATTCTCCTCTTTGTGATTCCATGTCCTCTGTCTTGAACATTGCGGAAAAAGCCACAAATGGTGTTGTAAACGGGTTTCATGCACCGGAGGCAGCAACTACTTTTGTTTCCTATGGTAGGGATGATGATGGGAATGATCACTCAGTTGGAGTTTCTGGTACAACTTCAACTTCATCAGAGAGGAGAGGCCATGCCAGCTCTCATGAATCGGCGGATAAAAGAGTCGAAAGTTTCCCTCCTCAACTAACTTACTTCCCAAGTAATTCTCCATGGCCGTATCCATGGAATTCGCCAATGCCTCCTCCTCCCACATTTTGCCCTCCAGGCTATCCTATGTCGATATACACCACCCCTTCATACTGGGCATGGAATGTGCCATGCATCTCACCCCAATCTCCGGCCCCTGGTTCCGGCCCAAATTCGCCGTTGGGGAAACACTCAAGGGATGGTAACATCATAACCCCGGCCAATTCGCAAAAGGAAAAGCCTAACACAGAAAGCAATAATGTGTTGATCCCCAAGACACTTAGAATTGATGATCCTAGTGAAGCTGCAAAGAGTTCAATATGGTCAACACTAGGAATCAAGAATGAGAAGGCCAACTCTCTCAATGGAGGAGGCCTCTTCAAGGCGTTCCCTTCCAAGGGTAACGACAAGAGTCACGTGGTCGAGGCGTCGCCGATGCTGCACGCCAACCCTGCCGCCCTGACGCGGTCTCTCACCTTCCACGAGCGGACCTAG